From the Plasmodium malariae genome assembly, chromosome: 2 genome, one window contains:
- the TIM50 gene encoding mitochondrial import inner membrane translocase subunit TIM50, putative, whose translation MVVFLSLKNLWINEKVLIPYMNRINSANKVSISSIVHNRTTVNLNNLNNVVALMYSYKNGCTKSGRRYHMCKSYNNLADILLNTNYNRMHSKRMQARERSMLGVNCVYRVNNVNKEYKIKGKMKYGDSLTSYLFDSNQIKRNVFINSSNIYRIGNCYSRGFSANSKNMNEAAAAEKLAEQESAVEELGAKAVNMSSGTNTSRSGNNVSKESTPLNREGKKKTLKELYIDKKEKERMIKMYLLLSLLLMPFGYTYMYCIQNDISVNELIKILKKKAEVLENKYNDTLHEFIDKYFPLSNEPLLPDFKDLNYPENLPTLVIDLNYVIAKLEYDRKTGWRVLKRPYADLFFKELSSFYEIVIWSDDNFPVAQEVISKWGIPAIGCLHRDQCSKKKKYYVKDLKRLGRNLNRVVIIDHDVHAFMLQPENGILIKEFHGDVNDKEILCLIDLLKSFAISTYDISQFLRKYGGGDYNIGKRYLQLKSDTEQKSQRIRNIGKIFHLDNKKTPNGISFNS comes from the coding sequence ATGGTGGTGTTTTTgagtttaaaaaatttatggaTTAATGAAAAGGTATTAATTCCTTATATGAACAGAATAAATTCAGCAAATAAAGTTAGCATATCTTCAATAGTGCATAACAGGACAACAGTAAATTTGAACAACTTAAACAATGTAGTTGCACTGATGTATAGTTATAAAAATGGATGTACCAAAAGTGGAAGGAGGTACCATATGTGCAAgagttataataatttagcAGACATTTTGCttaatacaaattataatcGTATGCACAGTAAGCGCATGCAAGCGAGAGAACGGAGTATGCTTGGTGTGAACTGTGTATATAGAGTGAATAATGTGAACAAGGAATATAAGATAAAgggaaaaatgaaatacgGTGACAGCTTAACTAGTTATCTATTTGATTCAAATCAAATTAAGAggaatgtttttattaactcGTCTAATATATACAGAATAGGAAATTGCTATTCGAGAGGGTTTAGTgctaattcaaaaaatatgaatgagGCAGCGGCGGCGGAAAAGTTAGCTGAGCAAGAATCAGCTGTAGAAGAATTAGGCGCAAAAGCAGTAAACATGTCAAGCGGTACTAACACTTCTAGGAGTGGCAATAATGTCTCTAAAGAGAGTACCCCCCTTAATAGGGAGGGTAAGAAGAAAACGTTAAAAGAACTGTACatagataaaaaagaaaaagaaaggatgataaaaatgtatttacttTTAAGTCTGTTGTTAATGCCCTTTgggtatacatacatgtattgTATTCAAAATGATATAAGCGTAAATGAGTTAATAAagattctaaaaaaaaaagcagaagttttagaaaataaatacaatgaTACATTACATGAATttatagataaatattttccattAAGTAATGAACCATTATTACCTGACTTCAAAGATTTAAATTATCCTGAAAATTTACCAACTTTAGTAATAGATCTAAATTATGTAATTGCAAAATTAGAATATGATAGAAAAACAGGGTGGAGAGTATTAAAGAGGCCTTACgctgatttattttttaaagaattatcAAGTTTTTATGAAATTGTTATATGGTCTGATGACAATTTTCCTGTGGCCCAAGAAGTTATATCCAAGTGGGGTATACCAGCTATAGGATGTTTACATAGAGACCAAtgctcaaaaaaaaaaaagtattatgtGAAAGATTTAAAAAGATTAGGTAGAAATTTAAATCGCGTTGTTATAATAGATCATGATGTACATGCTTTTATGCTTCAACCAGAAAAtggaatattaataaaagaatttcaTGGGGATGTAAATgataaagaaattttatgCTTAATTGATTTACTAAAATCATTTGCTATTAGCACTTATGATATTTCacaatttttaagaaaatatggAGGGGGCGATTATAACATAGGTAAAAGATATTTACAACTAAAAAGTGACACAGAACAAAAGTCACAACGAATTAGAAACATTGGTAAAATATTTCACttagataataaaaaaacaccCAATGGAATTTCCTTCAATTCGTGA
- the VPS53 gene encoding vacuolar protein sorting-associated protein 53, putative: MKYLANSSTKIKLMEETKKIRSKKEEDEYVKDYINNNIKNIEDVEMHVEKMNKEIVELDKAINDKVENHVLSKNEYEEKLKSIKEKMKLINNKMEQVDKKTEESEDILIKLCKDIKKLDIGKKNVTETIIILKRIVMVITAISNLKKKALKRDYKDCISLVSVIKLMLTHISDLKTNNKLSSLYNDANILFDDLKHQIMEDIDLIYDSDVHIENNIVILSEFSYDSISFSNYSSINNLNSDIPSGSSNNRSSHNSSTHNSQSHNGLSNDKDKMNINLFDACNCLYHLNPNFVNSVAKKFTTFFLEKYVLIFENQVNTLESIDRRLAWLKRSLNNYENTYAHIFPRIYNIPYYIVSKFCSITKNHIVKIMSSSMEEMNPVSIIQTVIKVINFENFLTKNITFFTEENGVSYDSYSSLEFPFPELIIQKELTQMDCNKCANDDLNEHSHMKKSKESFLSFAMHNIIKNISKEGTNNKQIEEVEKKGKEAKFASGNTINYDMHEGAVKNDFPHNGRDVSKSTTPISIPIENTSNYSSNKIETNNNLVNSTKERSRCHAKVPNEQNGESREKEQKGQNFIGIISCVFDSYLCSWLKYEEKKILMKYENIISDENKEDIFDITRDNETKVQNFVKDTFDDIKNFLNKNKYIPEINFEIMGEKHTVYKSAYKIFYLYKSYVNMILLFSNCQTLYDFVMFFKTLLLKYSEELNTRTIKEIKEENKIQNFKLLSILINTSYYVEQTINEANENIIKDIDPIFMEKISLKDEEKLFLNIKTNCIKVIISYIQKKINNIISNNSIVNIYDINHLQEKSSYILEMENFLHKYFIFFKKIFNDTYLTYLFEKTTTLIIQQFHHTIFSFKFMTNITAQQLLLDCYEIQKVLLKIPLEASSKKKGPNDEKNRTAINDGEYTGNTMNENVDEYVGENVGENGGEKRKQQISIPSNMLTLNTDIDDCFIPQTYFNYVKKHMNKIELLIKIFLSNIYDMNSFNLLLTENNNICTIQEIEKILSLKENKGENIPNELNLHKNYVHDIKERGIKAAEEVKFFFNKITSI; this comes from the coding sequence ATGAAGTACCTTGCTAACTCGAGCACAAAGATAAAGTTAATGGAagaaactaaaaaaataaggagcaaaaaagaagaagatgaATATGTGAAGgactatataaataacaacaTTAAGAATATAGAGGATGTGGAAATGCATgtagaaaaaatgaacaaagaAATAGTTGAACTAGATAAAGCAATAAATGATAAGGTAGAAAATCATGTGttaagtaaaaatgaatatgaagaaaaattaaaaagtataaaagaaaaaatgaaattaataaataataaaatggaacaagttgataaaaaaacagaagaaagtgaagatatattaataaagttatgtaaagatattaaaaaattagatataGGAAAAAAGAATGTCACAgaaactattattatattaaagagAATTGTAATGGTTATTACAGCTATTAGTAACTTAAAGAAAAAAGCGTTAAAAAGAGATTACAAAGATTGTATATCACTTGTATCtgtaattaaattaatgcTTACACATATATCAGACTTAAAGACTAACAATAAATTGAgttctttatataatgatGCAAATATCCTATTTGATGATTTAAAGCATCAAATAATGGAGGATATAGACCTAATTTACGATTCGGATGTACATATAGAAAATAACATTGTCATCTTGAGCGAATTTAGCTATGATTCCATCAGTTTTAGTAATTATAGTAGTATTAACAATCTTAATAGTGATATTCCGAGTGGAAGTAGTAATAACAGAAGCAGTCATAATAGCAGCACTCATAATAGTCAAAGCCATAATGGTCTCAGCAATGATAAGGACAAAATGAACATCAATCTGTTTGATGCGTGTAATTGCCTATACCATTTAAACCCCAATTTTGTGAACAGTGtagcaaaaaaatttacgactttttttttagaaaaatacgtattaatttttgaaaatcaAGTTAATACATTGGAAAGCATAGACAGAAGGTTGGCATGGCTAAAGCGATCAttgaataattatgaaaatacatatgcacatatttttccaagaatttataatataccaTATTACATTGTAAGTAAATTTTGTTCTATCACAAAAAAtcatattgtaaaaattatgtcTTCTTCTATGGAGGAAATGAATCCTGTTTCGATAATTCAGACAGTCataaaagttataaatttcgaaaattttttaacaaaaaatattacatttttcacTGAAGAAAATGGTGTATCATATGACAGTTACTCCTCCTTGGAATTCCCTTTTCCTGAGCTTATAATTCAAAAAGAGTTAACACAAATGGACTGTAACAAATGTGCAAATGATGATCTAAATGAACACAGTCacatgaaaaaaagtaaGGAGTCCTTTTTATCTTTTGCTATGCACAATATCATAAAGAATATTTCAAAAGAGGGTACAAACAACAAGCAAATTGAAGAAGTGGAGAAAAAAGGTAAAGAAGCGAAATTTGCTAGTGGAAATACTATTAATTATGATATGCATGAAGGAGCGGTGAAAAATGATTTTCCGCATAATGGTAGGGATGTAAGTAAGAGTACAACTCCTATTAGTATTCCTATCGAAAATACATCCAATTATAGTAGTAACAAAATAGAAACTAACAATAACCTAGTGAACAGCACGAAAGAGAGAAGTAGATGCCATGCTAAAGTgccaaatgaacaaaatggaGAGAGTAGAGAAAAGGAACAAAAGGGGCAAAATTTTATAGGAATAATTTCCTGCGTCTTTGACAGCTACCTGTGCAGTTGGCTCAAGTAcgaggagaaaaaaatactaatgaaatatgaaaatatcaTAAGCGATGAAAATAAAGAGGACATATTTGATATCACAAGGGATAATGAAACGAAGGTACAAAATTTTGTGAAGGACACTTTTGATGatatcaaaaattttttaaataaaaataaatatattccagaaataaattttgaaattatGGGGGAAAAACATACCGTATATAAGTCagcatataaaattttttacttatacaAAAGTTATGTAAATATGATATTGTTATTTAGTAACTGTCAGACTTTATATGATTTcgtaatgttttttaaaactttattattaaagtatagtgaagaattaaataccagaacaataaaagaaattaaagaagaaaataaaattcagaatttcaaattattatctattttaattaatacaaGTTATTACGTAGAACAAACTATTAATGAAGCTAATGAAAATATCATAAAAGATATCGACCCAAtttttatggaaaaaatatcacttaaagatgaagaaaaattatttttaaatataaaaactaaTTGTATAAAAGTGATTATTTcctatatacaaaaaaaaattaataatatcatttcAAATAACTCTATTGTTaacatatatgatataaatcACCTTCAGGAAAAGTCCTCATATATATTGGAGATGGAAAATTTTCTTCAcaagtattttatattttttaaaaaaatttttaatgacACATATTTAACTTACTTATTTGAAAAAACGACCACATTAATAATTCAACAATTTCATCAcactattttttcttttaaatttatgaCCAATATAACAGCACAACAATTGCTTCTAGATTGTTATGAAATTCAGAAAGTTTTACTTAAAATACCATTAGAAGCGAgtagtaaaaaaaaggggccaaacgatgaaaaaaatagaacagCAATAAATGATGGTGAATATACAGGTAACACTATGAATGAAAATGTGGACGAGTATGTGGGCGAAAATGTGGGCGAAAATGGGGGCGAAAAAAGGAAGCAACAAATTTCTATACCATCAAATATGCTCACTCTAAATACAGATATAGATGACTGCTTTATTCCccaaacatattttaattatgtcaagaaacatatgaataaaattgaattattaattaaaatattcctCTCGAATATTTATGATATGAACTCCTTCAACTTACTACTCACagaaaataacaatatatgtACCATACAGGAGAtcgaaaaaatattatctctaaaagaaaacaaaggTGAAAACATCCCAAACGAGCTAAacttacataaaaattatgtacatgATATTAAGGAGAGGGGAATAAAAGCTGCAGAGGAAGTTAagttttttttcaataaaattacGAGCATATAG
- the PmUG01_02021700 gene encoding conserved Plasmodium protein, unknown function encodes MSSRVQLKSTKLQNRKRPRKRKKSEIYRTPVLYHPYQRDYFNLQSEYTCLPDDKILNLLSKGKLHLLIKAIKNKNNEEIDQILYKDVNNIYLDKRYIYYDESAVSRGQEGGDTTTTTTDIATTTDIATTADIATTTDTTTITDSTSTTDTTASSTSTTPNSSRMHIKGAPNKQDADNNSNMSRGGNSGIYEDRRKNIGRHENDIGKVGEEKTKGFFDVYVFHQKNNLFNIKKKAVRNKAEENENEEKKFVDLNNIYFYFKKVNITNINKDNINDDIYKELVELKKMSIEKGDTIGYNIYKFFLNIITNVDRLKYMDNFFLVDYINKIWVAKNVHKYFYFLNSLFDRMKKISYKLFHLNFKIDVIGHKEEKDKMKYFERHELFNKVIKKTKFIPNYILKHNYIYSNDILNLYEYDINTNSYINKFDETYKEISIDDFLDIGKKKNLNIYHDRSILEPFYNYAEKYEKDNELKKIMGLTYGRSDSVTGESNFGSVESEDRLHPEGGQEYGVRDDVHKTVHMEKGVCNSDKNSNNSSSGISAGINSSSNTNSDSNWNKAAQENTPRYGNQSPYNEGVLREEGINKQSNDNNCNNGNGCSSSSSNISSSSNNWLDRIRENPDVKYEFLSKICEKMKSELSQMGILDSENKIDLNRIDDIKNDKDNKLYKKVYAMRDYFYNIIYNNYKPNLDLYELETYIDAEYRTYTYKKDLNVLFKNWVLNENKVLPTVHFAKKDVELAKLRFLSKRKRKELEFNQLFFERHGKGKKRYYPVEDADERDSKNGVSNDSNRKNDNDGGRDDDHKNDDINVDKYHNSNEESNQDSNKVIKKSLNCLIKWNVRSENDSNKINRNDNENNEIDISDDDDQDDDDIIDLDKYDMNINEVDSFNFLDEHLDEYDNEEPSFDDTNFAKLVIYDDNYDKEQFVETLTSYIISCDTKRANSIYNTLKIKGKVDNLYFKNYERAENLAFLLRQSKQKIIADVELL; translated from the coding sequence atgtCGAGCAGAGTACAACTAAAATCAACAAAACTgcaaaatagaaaaagacctagaaaaagaaagaagtcAGAGATTTATAGGACTCCAGTTTTATATCATCCATATCAGAGGGATTACTTCAACTTGCAAAGTGAATATACGTGTTTGCCTGAtgacaaaatattaaatttattgtcAAAAGGTAagttacatttattaataaaagcaataaaaaataaaaataatgaagaaattGATCAAATTCTTTACAAAGAtgtgaataatatatacctaGATAAGAGGTACATATATTATGACGAAAGTGCTGTTTCTAGGGGGCAAGAGGGGGGGGACACCACCACTACTACTACAGATATCGCTACTACTACAGATATCGCTACTACTGCAGATATCGCTACTACTACAGATACCACTACTATTACAGATTCCACTTCTACTACAGATACTACTGCTTCTTCTACTAGTACTACTCCAAATTCCAGTCGCATGCATATTAAGGGTGCACCTAATAAACAGGATGCAGATAACAACAGCAATATGAGCCGAGGGGGGAACTCAGGAATTTATGAAGATAGGCGTAAAAACATTGGTCGTCATGAAAATGATATAGGAAAAGTAGGagaggaaaaaacaaaaggtTTCTTTGATGTTTATGTGTTTCatcagaaaaataatttgttcaacataaaaaaaaaagctgtGAGAAATAAGGCAGAAGAgaatgaaaatgaagaaaagaaattcGTTGATTTGaacaacatatatttttacttcaaaaaagtaaacatcactaacataaataaagataatataaatgatgatATATACAAAGAATTAgtagaattaaaaaagatgTCCATAGAAAAAGGAGATACCATtggttataatatatataaattctttctaaatattattacaaatgtAGATAggttaaaatatatggataatttttttttagttgactatataaacaaaatttggGTAGcgaaaaatgtacataaatatttttatttcttaaattcattatttgatagaatgaaaaaaatatcctataaattattccatctgaattttaaaattgatGTTATTGGACATAAGGaagaaaaggataaaatgaaatatttcgAAAGACATGAGTTATTTAACAAAGTTATTAAGAAGACGAAATTTATTCcaaattacattttaaagCACAATTACATATACTCCaatgatattttaaatctCTATGAATATGATATTAACACTAATTCTTATATCAACAAATTTGACGAAACTTATAAAGAAATTTCCATAGACGATTTTCTCGATAtagggaaaaagaaaaatttaaatatttaccaCGATCGTAGTATACTTGAACCgttttataattatgcaGAGAAGTATGAAAAAGACAATGaactgaaaaaaattatgggtCTAACCTACGGACGATCTGACAGTGTCACAGGGGAAAGCAACTTTGGCAGTGTTGAAAGTGAGGACAGACTCCACCCTGAGGGGGGACAGGAGTATGGAGTTAGAGACGATGTCCACAAAACTGTGCATATGGAGAAGGGTGTTTGTAATAGTGACaaaaatagtaacaatagTAGTAGTGGTATTAGCGCTGGTATTaacagtagtagtaatacTAATAGTGACAGTAATTGGAACAAGGCTGCACAGGAGAATACACCTCGATATGGAAATCAGAGTCCTTATAATGAAGGCGTGCTTAGGGAAGAGGGAATAAACAAACAAAGCAATGacaataattgtaataacgGTAATGGTtgtagtagcagtagtagcaacatcagtagcagtagtaataATTGGCTAGACAGAATAAGAGAAAACCCTGACGTAAAGTACGAATTTTTGTCAAAGATTtgtgaaaaaatgaaaagtgaACTTTCTCAAATGGGTATACTTGATAgcgaaaataaaatagactTAAACAGAATTGATGATATAAAGAATGATAAGGATAATAAGTTATATAAGAAAGTATATGCCATGCgtgattatttttataatataatttataataattataaaccTAATCTTGATTTATACGAATTGGAAACATATATAGATGCTGAATATAGAACATATACCTATAAAAAAGACTTAAatgtactttttaaaaattgggTATTAAACGAAAATAAAGTATTGCCAACGGTTCATTTTGCAAAGAAGGATGTAGAGCTAGCTAAGTTGAGATTTTTATccaaaaggaaaagaaaagaactCGAGTTTAATCAACTCTTTTTTGAGCGCCATGGGAAGGGTAAAAAGAGGTATTACCCAGTAGAGGACGCAGACGAGCGTGATAGCAAAAATGGTGTAAGCAATGATAGTAACAGAAAAAATGACAATGATGGTGGTAGAGATGATGATCACAAAAATGATGACATAAATGTGGACAAATATCATAACAGTAATGAAGAGAGCAATCAAGACAGTaataaagttataaaaaaatccCTTAACTGCCTGATCAAATGGAACGTAAGAAGCGAAAATGACtcgaataaaataaatcgtAATGACAACGAAAACAATGAAATTGATATTAGTGACGATGATGACCAGGACGACGACGACATTATTGATTTGGACAAATACGATATGAACATTAATGAAGTAGattcctttaattttttggatGAACATTTAGATGAATATGATAATGAAGAACCGTCTTTTGATGACACcaattttgcaaaattagTTATTTATGATGATAATTACGATAAAGAACAGTTTGTGGAAACGTTAACGAGCTATATAATCTCTTGTGATACTAAAAGAGCTAATTCAATTTATAACACATTAAAGATAAAAGGAAAAGTCGAtaacttatattttaaaaattacgaAAGGGCAGAAAATTTGGCTTTTTTATTGCGCCAgtcaaaacaaaaaattatagctGACGTGgaattgttataa
- the NFS gene encoding cysteine desulfurase, putative yields the protein MKNFHVTKSLNIQRSNFFGNFVRCDKTVRFKKVLVNTWSSLKESTKNDISNYGGYNNRELSKNKWKREIYNLGYSNKSTNGKVKEGINKYIHSSSSGNVSSCNSGNGNSDDKEQSAVTEKTEKVEDPISDYKKKKMSRFYLDSQATTMIDPRVLDKMLPYLTYIYGNAHSRNHFFGWESEKAVEDARKCILKLINGKNNKEIIFTSGATESNNLALIGICTYYNKLDNKKNHIITSQIEHKCILQTCRYLQTKGFEVTYLKPNEHGIIKLEDIKNNIKDNTIIASFIFVNNEIGVIQDIQNIGNLCKEKNILLHTDASQAVGKIPIDVQKMNIDLLSMSGHKLYGPKGIGALYIKRKKPNIRLNALIHGGGQERGLRSGTLPTHLIVGFGEAANLCSYEMNRDCKKMRFFFNYVKEYLLKHLDYIVFNGCQINRYFGNMNISFLFVEGESLLMSLNEIALSSGSACTSSTLEPSYVLRSIGISEDIAHTSIRIGFNRFTTFFEVQQLCTNLVKSVKRLRSISPLYEMELEKNSSQGDTPQFVWT from the coding sequence ATGAAAAATTTTCACGTAACAAAAAGTCTGAACATTCAAAGGAGTAACTTTTTCGGAAATTTTGTCCGATGTGATAAGACAGTGAGATTTAAGAAGGTACTTGTAAATACTTGGAGTAGTTTAAAGGAGAGCACCAAAAATGATATTTCTAATTATGGGGGTTACAATAACAGGGAGTTGAGTAAAAACAAATGGAAACGCGAAATATATAACTTAGGCTACAGTAATAAGTCTACAAATGGAAAAGTAAAGGAAGGAATAAACAAATACATCCACAGTAGTAGCAGTGGTAACGTCAGCAGCTGTAACAGTGGAAACGGTAACAGTGACGATAAAGAACAGAGCGCAGTTACAGAGAAGACAGAAAAAGTGGAAGATCCAATTAGcgattataaaaaaaaaaagatgagcAGATTTTATTTAGATAGTCAAGCAACTACAATGATAGACCCAAGAGTACTGGACAAAATGCTTCCGTACTTGACATACATATATGGGAATGCTCATTCACGAAATCATTTTTTCGGATGGGAATCTGAAAAGGCAGTAGAAGATGCAAGAAAATGTAttctaaaattaataaacggaaaaaataataaagaaattatatttacctCAGGTGCAACAGAAAGCAATAATTTAGCCTTAATAGgaatatgtacatactaTAACAAActtgataataaaaaaaatcatattatAACATCTCAAATTgaacataaatgtatattacaAACTTGTCGTTACTTACAGACTAAAGGATTTGAAGTAACATATTTGAAACCTAATGAACAtggtattataaaattagaggatattaaaaataacattaaagATAATACGATAATAgcatcttttatttttgtaaataatgaaattggAGTGATCCAagatattcaaaatataggaaatttatgtaaagaaaaaaatatactattaCATACAGATGCATCACAAGCAGTAGGGAAAATTCCCATTGACGTgcaaaaaatgaacataGATTTGTTGTCCATGTCTGgtcataaattatatggtCCCAAAGGAATTGGTgcgttatatattaaaagaaaaaaacctAATATTAGATTAAATGCTTTAATTCATGGTGGAGGACAGGAGAGAGGCTTAAGATCAGGCACATTACCTACTCATTTAATTGTTGGCTTTGGAGAAGCTGCAAATTTATGTTCATATGAAATGAATAGAGATTGTAAGAAGATgcgtttttttttcaattatgtaaaagagtatttattaaaacatttagattatattgtatttaaTGGGTGTCAAATAAATAGGTATTTTGGAAACATGaatatatcctttttatttgttgAAGGGGAAAGTTTATTAATGTCTTTAAATGAAATTGCTTTAAGTTCAGGCTCTGCTTGTACATCGAGTACTCTAGAACCTAGTTATGTTTTAAGATCTATTGGAATATCAGAGGATATTGCACACACATCTATAAGAATTGGTTTTAATCGGTTCACAACATTTTTTGAAGTTCAGCAATTGTGCACCAATTTAGTGAAGTCGGTTAAAAGGTTAAGGAGCATTTCACCTCTCTATGAAATGGAGTTAGAAAAAAACTCCTCTCAGGGTGATACTCCCCAATTTGTATGGACGTAA